A genome region from Streptosporangiales bacterium includes the following:
- a CDS encoding helix-turn-helix domain-containing protein: protein MDTRDPWRPTDPIGEALHQLRMNGAYYCRSELTAPWGLTAPVLPGHLWFHVVTAGRAWLQVGSADERAMGPGELVLVPHGKGHVIRSGPGVPAPDVLGLDREAVSDRYEILRHGGGGEPTELICGAVRFDHPAAHHLVATLPETMYVDASGTQGSWMHSTLTLMANEAKDLRPGGEEVITRLGDIVVIQAIRAWLESDPAARTGWLGALRDPVIGRAIAMIHRDPAREWTVASLARELAMSRSSFAARFSTLVGEPAMQYVTRWRMHVAMLSLKDDRSTAAQLAGRLGYQSEAAFARAFKRVVGIPPGAVRRSAMASSG from the coding sequence ATGGACACGAGAGACCCCTGGCGGCCGACCGACCCTATCGGCGAGGCGCTCCACCAGCTGCGGATGAACGGCGCGTACTACTGCCGCTCCGAACTGACCGCACCGTGGGGACTGACCGCCCCCGTGCTCCCCGGCCACCTGTGGTTCCACGTGGTCACCGCCGGGCGCGCGTGGCTCCAGGTCGGGTCGGCGGACGAGCGGGCGATGGGTCCCGGCGAGCTCGTCCTCGTCCCCCACGGCAAGGGTCATGTCATCCGCAGCGGGCCCGGCGTGCCCGCCCCCGACGTCCTCGGTCTCGACCGCGAGGCGGTCAGTGACCGATACGAGATCCTCCGCCACGGCGGGGGCGGCGAGCCGACGGAGCTCATCTGCGGCGCCGTCCGCTTCGACCACCCCGCCGCCCACCACCTCGTCGCCACCCTGCCCGAGACGATGTACGTCGACGCGTCCGGCACCCAGGGCTCGTGGATGCACAGCACGCTCACGCTGATGGCGAACGAGGCGAAGGACCTGCGGCCTGGCGGCGAGGAGGTCATCACGAGGCTCGGCGACATCGTCGTGATCCAGGCGATCCGCGCGTGGCTCGAGAGCGACCCGGCCGCCCGCACCGGCTGGCTCGGCGCCCTCAGGGACCCGGTGATCGGCCGGGCGATCGCGATGATCCACCGCGACCCGGCACGCGAATGGACGGTCGCGTCGCTCGCGCGCGAGCTGGCGATGTCACGCTCGTCGTTCGCCGCGCGCTTCAGCACGCTGGTCGGCGAGCCCGCGATGCAGTACGTCACCCGCTGGCGCATGCACGTCGCCATGCTGTCGCTCAAGGACGATCGCTCGACCGCCGCGCAGCTCGCCGGACGGCTCGGGTACCAGTCCGAGGCGGCGTTCGCGCGGGCGTTCAAGCGGGTCGTGGGCATCCCGCCCGGCGCGGTCAGACGCAGCGCCATGGCCTCGAGCGGGTGA
- a CDS encoding 3-hydroxyacyl-CoA dehydrogenase family protein, giving the protein MTAPTDAAGYTLAVVGFGTMGQGIAVAAAAAGAAVRGYDRDDALPGARDALRGTWQRFTGRDVDDTGGPGGITVTGDLAAAVAGADVVVEAVSEDVAVKVPVLAEVSGLASADAVVATNTSSLPIDTLADAVTHPRRFVATHFFNPAELVPCVEVAAAPATASETVDRACTVLTAIGKEPVVVRAAPGFIANRLQLALFLEALACVDEGLATPEQVDTVVRRSFGFRLPAYGPFQIADMAGLDVYASILDTLEVTYGPQFAQPASLRGLVAEGRLGTKAGHGFAAYTAAEVDALMRERDGRYRRMLGAVDAEHTPD; this is encoded by the coding sequence ATGACCGCACCCACGGACGCCGCGGGGTACACGCTCGCCGTCGTCGGCTTCGGGACGATGGGACAGGGGATCGCCGTGGCGGCCGCCGCCGCGGGTGCCGCCGTCCGCGGGTACGACCGCGACGACGCGCTCCCCGGCGCCAGGGACGCTCTGCGCGGCACGTGGCAGCGCTTCACCGGCCGCGACGTCGACGACACGGGCGGGCCGGGCGGCATCACGGTGACCGGCGACCTCGCCGCGGCGGTCGCCGGCGCGGACGTCGTCGTCGAGGCCGTGTCGGAGGACGTCGCGGTCAAGGTGCCCGTCCTCGCCGAGGTCTCCGGGCTCGCCTCGGCCGACGCCGTCGTCGCGACCAACACGTCGTCGCTGCCGATCGACACCCTCGCGGACGCGGTCACCCACCCGCGGCGGTTCGTCGCCACCCACTTCTTCAACCCGGCGGAGCTCGTGCCCTGCGTCGAGGTGGCTGCCGCGCCCGCCACGGCGTCCGAGACGGTCGACCGCGCGTGCACGGTCCTCACCGCGATCGGCAAGGAGCCCGTCGTCGTCCGCGCTGCTCCCGGCTTCATCGCCAACCGCCTGCAGCTCGCGCTCTTCCTCGAGGCACTGGCGTGCGTCGACGAGGGACTCGCCACGCCCGAGCAGGTCGACACCGTCGTACGACGCTCGTTCGGGTTCCGGTTGCCGGCGTACGGACCGTTCCAGATCGCCGACATGGCCGGGCTCGACGTCTACGCCAGCATCCTCGACACGCTGGAGGTGACGTACGGCCCGCAGTTCGCCCAGCCCGCGTCGCTCCGCGGCCTCGTCGCCGAGGGACGCCTCGGCACCAAGGCCGGACACGGGTTCGCCGCGTACACCGCCGCGGAGGTCGACGCGCTGATGCGCGAACGCGACGGCAGGTACCGGCGGATGCTCGGCGCCGTCGACGCCGAGCACACGCCGGACTGA
- a CDS encoding NAD(P)H-binding protein, with protein sequence MNQGPRPTLVLGGTGKTGRKVAERLTGRGVPVRVASRAGTTLFDWTDEATWRPAVHGAEAAYLSFYPDISAAGAPEAVRAFADVAVEAGVRRLVLLSGRGEPEAQRAERLVQDAGAEWTVVRCSWFNQNFSENSLLDQIRAGRVVLPGGHVPEPFVDTGDIADVAVTALTGDGHAGEIYELTGPRMLTFAEATAEIARATGRDIEFVPVTLDEYATELKAQGLPDDLVAMLTFLFGEVMDGRNSSLTDGVERALHRAPRDFGDYAGATAATGVWDPA encoded by the coding sequence ATGAACCAAGGACCACGGCCGACGCTGGTGCTCGGCGGGACGGGCAAGACCGGGCGCAAGGTGGCGGAGCGCCTGACCGGACGCGGAGTGCCTGTGCGGGTGGCGTCCCGTGCCGGTACCACGCTGTTCGACTGGACCGACGAGGCGACGTGGCGTCCCGCGGTCCATGGCGCGGAGGCGGCGTACCTCTCGTTCTACCCGGACATTTCGGCGGCGGGCGCGCCGGAGGCGGTGCGGGCGTTCGCCGACGTCGCAGTCGAGGCGGGCGTACGGCGGCTGGTGCTGCTGTCCGGGCGCGGCGAGCCGGAGGCGCAGCGGGCGGAACGGCTCGTCCAGGACGCGGGCGCCGAGTGGACCGTGGTCCGCTGCTCGTGGTTCAACCAGAACTTCAGCGAGAACTCCCTGCTCGACCAGATCCGCGCCGGCCGGGTTGTGCTCCCCGGGGGTCACGTGCCCGAGCCGTTCGTCGACACCGGCGACATCGCCGACGTGGCCGTGACCGCGCTCACCGGGGACGGCCACGCCGGCGAGATCTACGAGCTGACCGGGCCCCGGATGCTCACCTTCGCGGAGGCGACGGCCGAGATCGCGCGGGCGACGGGTCGCGACATCGAGTTCGTCCCGGTCACCCTCGACGAGTACGCCACCGAGCTGAAGGCGCAGGGCCTGCCCGACGACCTGGTGGCGATGCTGACGTTCCTGTTCGGCGAGGTGATGGACGGACGCAACTCGTCGCTCACCGACGGCGTCGAGCGTGCCCTGCACCGGGCGCCGCGCGACTTCGGCGACTACGCCGGCGCCACGGCGGCGACCGGCGTGTGGGACCCGGCATAG